The Petropleomorpha daqingensis genome includes a window with the following:
- a CDS encoding putative protein N(5)-glutamine methyltransferase, whose amino-acid sequence MDLVERLRAAGCVFAEDEAALLREQAADPVELEALTARRVAGEPLEHVLGWAAFRGLRVAVDPGVFVPRRRTEFLVDLAAERTGPGAVVLDLCCGSGALGAALAAERPGIELVAADLDPAAVRCARRNLEPVGGRVFEGDLFVPLPAGLRGRVDVLLVNVPYVPTGEIALMPPEARLHEAAIALDGGTDGLDVLRRVAAQAGDWLAPGGVLLTETGEEQAAAAVQVLTAAGFAAQARSDDDGATVVVAQTPAV is encoded by the coding sequence GTGGACCTGGTCGAGCGGCTGCGCGCGGCCGGCTGCGTGTTCGCCGAGGACGAGGCCGCCCTGCTGCGGGAGCAGGCGGCCGACCCGGTGGAGCTCGAGGCGCTCACGGCCCGCCGCGTCGCCGGCGAGCCCCTGGAGCACGTCCTCGGCTGGGCCGCGTTCCGAGGCCTGCGCGTCGCCGTCGACCCCGGCGTCTTCGTGCCGAGGCGGCGCACCGAGTTCCTCGTCGACCTCGCGGCGGAGCGCACGGGGCCGGGTGCCGTCGTCCTCGACCTCTGCTGCGGCTCCGGCGCGCTGGGCGCGGCCCTGGCCGCGGAACGGCCCGGGATCGAGCTGGTGGCCGCCGACCTCGACCCGGCCGCCGTCCGCTGCGCCCGCCGCAACCTCGAGCCGGTGGGCGGCCGGGTGTTCGAGGGGGACCTGTTCGTCCCGCTGCCCGCCGGGCTGCGCGGGCGGGTCGACGTCCTGCTGGTCAACGTGCCGTACGTGCCGACCGGCGAGATCGCGCTGATGCCGCCGGAGGCGCGGCTGCACGAGGCGGCGATCGCCCTCGACGGCGGAACCGACGGGCTCGACGTGCTGCGCCGCGTGGCCGCGCAGGCCGGCGACTGGCTCGCTCCCGGCGGCGTGCTGCTCACCGAGACCGGCGAGGAGCAGGCGGCGGCCGCCGTGCAGGTGCTCACCGCCGCCGGGTTCGCCGCGCAGGCGCGCAGCGACGACGACGGTGCCACCGTCGTCGTCGCTCAGACCCCGGCCGTGTAG
- a CDS encoding putative bifunctional diguanylate cyclase/phosphodiesterase has protein sequence MAGGPERPEDAPGTPTGAARPSWRALVKRWAAVVLAFNIALGMGFSVVALRHQADARSRADALLAELDAAAATQDALLWRGLADAGPDAGLAAAAATVDDATAAVAAASDGTPEDARVTAAVTAYQRAAETVRTTLTSGDPDAARTAAVADLLPAARALNEAVDHAAARHRAANASAGRVADFETLFMMVFAAVVAGLLFRRFEAARRSGELGVAQAKARSEARFRALVHNSSDVLSLTDADLGIAYQTPSVARLLGWAPDELTGTRLVDLVHPDDRLALLAAHDDAVSGEREDPTSDVRMRHRDGSWRHVHSIHTNLLADPDVRSVVVTTRDVTAQKRLEAQLQHNAFHDALTGLANRALFTDRLEHALARTDRGETPVAVLFVDLDDFKAVNDGAGHGAGDALLTAVADRLRRVLRPGDTVARLGGDEFAVLLEDAGADRAETTAERLLAVLAEPFPAVGSDVRISASVGIAVGAAGLHDSDELLRHADVAMYAAKEAGKGRSAVFAPDMDSAIIGQLQMKAELARAVERGEFTVHYQPTVELASGRLAGVEALVRWQHPERGLVPPLDFIPLAESTGLIVPIGRFVLREACRQMRAWHDAFPSEPPMTVSVNLSARELDEPGLVASVRDALEESGLDPAHLVLEITESLLLVDLPATMRALLELRALGVRLAVDDFGTGYSSLSYLEDLPVDILKIDKSFVDRIGKTGPDDGPAQPVMVSAISKLGHALHLQLVAEGIEQEEQVSTLQELACQYGQGYFFARPLPSDALTELLAERAGQFARPFV, from the coding sequence GTGGCCGGTGGCCCCGAACGACCCGAGGACGCCCCGGGGACGCCGACCGGCGCCGCCCGGCCCTCGTGGCGCGCCCTCGTCAAGCGCTGGGCCGCCGTGGTGCTGGCCTTCAACATCGCGCTGGGCATGGGGTTCAGCGTCGTCGCGCTGCGCCACCAGGCCGATGCGCGCTCCCGCGCCGACGCGCTCCTGGCCGAGCTCGACGCCGCTGCCGCCACGCAGGACGCGCTGCTGTGGCGCGGCCTGGCCGACGCGGGCCCGGACGCCGGCCTCGCCGCCGCCGCGGCCACGGTCGACGACGCCACCGCGGCGGTCGCCGCCGCGAGCGACGGCACTCCCGAGGACGCGCGGGTGACCGCCGCCGTCACCGCCTACCAGCGGGCCGCCGAGACGGTGCGCACCACGTTGACCAGCGGGGACCCCGACGCCGCCCGTACCGCGGCCGTCGCCGACCTCCTGCCCGCCGCGCGGGCCCTGAACGAGGCCGTGGACCACGCCGCGGCCCGCCACCGCGCCGCCAACGCCTCCGCCGGGCGGGTCGCCGACTTCGAGACCCTGTTCATGATGGTGTTCGCCGCTGTCGTGGCCGGCCTGCTGTTCCGCCGGTTCGAGGCCGCGCGCCGCTCCGGCGAGCTCGGCGTGGCCCAGGCGAAGGCGCGCAGCGAGGCCCGCTTCCGCGCGCTGGTGCACAACTCCTCCGACGTCCTGTCGCTGACCGATGCCGACCTCGGCATCGCCTACCAGACGCCGTCGGTCGCCCGGCTGCTCGGCTGGGCCCCCGACGAGCTGACCGGCACGCGGCTGGTCGACCTGGTGCACCCCGACGACCGGCTGGCGCTGCTGGCCGCCCACGACGACGCGGTGTCCGGGGAGCGCGAGGACCCGACCTCCGACGTGCGGATGCGTCACCGCGACGGCAGCTGGCGGCACGTGCACAGCATCCACACCAACCTGCTCGCCGACCCGGACGTGCGCTCCGTCGTCGTCACCACGCGCGATGTGACCGCCCAGAAGCGGCTCGAGGCGCAGCTGCAGCACAACGCCTTCCACGACGCGCTCACCGGGCTGGCCAACCGGGCCCTGTTCACCGACCGGCTGGAGCACGCCCTGGCCCGCACCGACCGCGGCGAGACGCCGGTCGCGGTGCTGTTCGTCGACCTCGACGACTTCAAGGCGGTCAACGACGGCGCCGGCCACGGCGCCGGCGACGCCCTGCTCACCGCCGTCGCCGACCGGCTGCGCCGCGTGCTGCGGCCCGGCGACACGGTCGCGCGTCTGGGCGGTGACGAGTTCGCCGTCCTGCTGGAGGACGCCGGCGCCGACCGCGCGGAGACGACGGCCGAGCGGCTGCTGGCCGTCCTGGCCGAGCCCTTCCCCGCCGTCGGGTCCGACGTGCGGATCAGCGCCTCGGTCGGCATCGCGGTCGGCGCCGCCGGGCTGCACGACTCCGACGAGCTGCTCCGGCACGCCGACGTCGCCATGTACGCGGCCAAGGAGGCGGGCAAGGGCCGCTCCGCCGTCTTCGCCCCCGACATGGACTCGGCGATCATCGGCCAGCTGCAGATGAAGGCCGAGCTGGCCCGCGCGGTCGAGCGGGGCGAGTTCACCGTGCACTACCAGCCCACCGTGGAGCTGGCCAGCGGCCGGCTGGCCGGGGTCGAGGCCCTCGTCCGCTGGCAGCACCCCGAGCGCGGCCTGGTGCCGCCGCTGGACTTCATCCCGCTCGCCGAGAGCACCGGGCTCATCGTCCCGATCGGCCGCTTCGTGCTGCGCGAGGCCTGCCGGCAGATGCGTGCGTGGCACGACGCCTTCCCGAGCGAGCCGCCGATGACGGTCAGCGTCAACCTCTCTGCCCGCGAGCTGGACGAGCCCGGCCTGGTCGCCTCCGTCCGGGACGCTCTGGAGGAATCGGGGCTGGACCCGGCACACCTGGTCCTGGAGATCACCGAGAGCCTGCTGCTCGTGGACCTGCCGGCGACGATGCGCGCGCTGCTCGAGCTGCGGGCACTCGGCGTCCGGCTGGCGGTCGACGACTTCGGCACCGGCTACTCGTCGCTGTCCTACCTGGAGGACCTCCCGGTCGACATCCTCAAGATCGACAAGTCCTTCGTGGACCGGATCGGGAAGACCGGTCCGGACGACGGACCGGCCCAGCCGGTGATGGTGTCGGCCATCAGCAAGCTCGGGCACGCCCTGCACCTGCAGCTGGTCGCCGAGGGCATCGAGCAGGAGGAGCAGGTCAGCACGCTGCAGGAACTCGCGTGCCAGTACGGGCAGGGCTACTTCTTCGCCCGGCCGCTGCCCTCCGACGCGCTGACCGAGCTGCTCGCCGAACGGGCCGGGCAGTTCGCGCGGCCGTTCGTCTGA
- a CDS encoding DinB family protein produces the protein MPTPKPIDEKGALLAFLRGQREHVLGALEGLGEEDLRRAVLPTGWSCLGLVHHLAVDVERFWFRAVLAGEQVRLFEEDGGWQVPEGMRAADVLDLYRDEAARSDALIEEHAIEDGPAWWPEELFPGLPVRDVRRLVLAVITETATHAGHLDAVRELIDGRTWLVLT, from the coding sequence GTGCCGACACCGAAACCGATCGACGAGAAGGGCGCGCTGCTCGCTTTTCTGCGCGGGCAGCGCGAGCACGTGCTCGGCGCGCTGGAGGGGCTCGGCGAGGAGGACCTGCGCCGGGCGGTGCTGCCGACCGGCTGGTCGTGCCTGGGCCTGGTGCACCACCTGGCCGTCGACGTCGAGCGGTTCTGGTTCCGCGCCGTCCTCGCCGGTGAGCAGGTCAGGCTGTTCGAGGAGGACGGCGGCTGGCAGGTGCCCGAGGGGATGCGCGCCGCCGACGTGCTCGACCTCTACCGCGACGAGGCCGCCCGCTCCGACGCCCTGATCGAGGAGCACGCGATCGAGGACGGCCCGGCCTGGTGGCCCGAGGAACTGTTCCCGGGTCTGCCGGTGCGCGACGTCCGCCGCCTGGTCCTCGCGGTGATCACCGAGACGGCGACCCACGCCGGGCACCTCGACGCCGTCCGGGAGCTGATCGACGGGCGCACCTGGCTCGTGCTCACCTAG
- a CDS encoding alkaline phosphatase family protein, giving the protein MSRRRPWWLLLAVVVLAVPGLVGSAQARPGNASPYLPPARHVFVINLENKGFDETWGSGSAAPYLAQTLRAQGVLLTQYFGTAHNSLPNYLAQISGQAPNPQTQGDCQVYSSFVELGTVAPGQAVGQGCVYPADVPTLPGQLVAAGLSWKGYMEDMGTPCRHPALETPDDTQKAEVGDQYAARHNPFVYFRAITDSPDCAARDVDLSALRGDLGSIATTPNLAYITPNLCSDGHDAPCVDGRPGGLASADAWLRLWVPRILASPAFRRDGVLVITFDESDGPESDSAACCGEGPAPNTPLPGITGLGGGRVGALVISPFVRPGTWSTTPYNHYSLLASVEELFGLPKLGYAGTVNRFGLDVYTAGV; this is encoded by the coding sequence ATGAGCCGACGTCGTCCCTGGTGGCTGCTGCTGGCCGTCGTCGTCCTCGCCGTCCCCGGGCTGGTGGGGTCGGCGCAGGCGCGGCCCGGCAACGCCTCGCCGTACCTGCCGCCGGCCCGGCACGTGTTCGTGATCAACCTGGAGAACAAGGGCTTCGACGAGACGTGGGGCTCCGGCTCGGCAGCGCCGTACCTCGCGCAGACGCTGCGTGCCCAGGGCGTCCTGCTCACGCAGTACTTCGGGACGGCGCACAACTCGCTGCCCAACTACCTGGCGCAGATCTCCGGGCAGGCGCCGAACCCGCAGACGCAGGGCGACTGCCAGGTCTACAGCAGCTTCGTGGAGCTCGGCACCGTGGCGCCGGGCCAGGCGGTCGGTCAGGGCTGCGTGTACCCCGCCGACGTCCCCACCCTGCCCGGGCAGCTGGTCGCCGCCGGGCTGTCGTGGAAGGGGTACATGGAGGACATGGGGACGCCCTGCCGGCACCCCGCCCTCGAGACCCCGGACGACACGCAGAAGGCGGAGGTCGGCGACCAGTACGCGGCCCGGCACAACCCGTTCGTCTACTTCCGCGCGATCACCGACTCCCCCGACTGCGCCGCCCGGGACGTCGACCTGTCCGCGCTGCGCGGTGACCTCGGCTCGATCGCCACGACGCCGAACCTCGCCTACATCACGCCGAACCTGTGCTCGGACGGGCACGACGCGCCGTGCGTCGACGGGCGGCCCGGCGGCCTGGCGAGCGCGGACGCGTGGCTCCGGCTGTGGGTGCCGCGGATCCTGGCCTCCCCCGCGTTCCGGCGCGACGGCGTCCTGGTGATCACCTTCGACGAGTCCGACGGCCCGGAGTCCGACTCCGCCGCCTGCTGCGGCGAGGGGCCGGCACCCAACACGCCGCTGCCCGGCATCACCGGGCTCGGCGGCGGCCGGGTCGGCGCGCTGGTGATCTCGCCGTTCGTGCGGCCGGGCACCTGGTCCACCACGCCGTACAACCACTACAGCCTGCTGGCGTCGGTCGAGGAGTTGTTCGGGCTGCCGAAGCTCGGCTACGCAGGCACCGTCAACCGGTTCGGGCTCGACGTCTACACGGCCGGGGTCTGA
- a CDS encoding DUF4383 domain-containing protein, which translates to MSAQSITARPGLRDWTPAQRFALVFGLVYLAVGVAGFAVTGFSDFAGMHHDKLLVFSVNPAHNVIHLAMGLAWLAAAPHHRPAKAVNLVLGVVLGLVTVLGAFDGMGILGMSGLADPDNFLHLATATLSLYFGSLAAGTPAEREPAAAH; encoded by the coding sequence ATGTCGGCACAGTCGATCACCGCCCGCCCCGGTCTGCGCGACTGGACGCCGGCCCAGCGGTTCGCCCTGGTGTTCGGGCTGGTCTACCTCGCGGTCGGCGTGGCCGGCTTCGCGGTGACCGGCTTCTCCGACTTCGCGGGGATGCACCACGACAAGCTGCTGGTGTTCAGCGTGAACCCGGCGCACAACGTCATCCACCTGGCGATGGGCCTCGCCTGGCTGGCCGCCGCCCCGCACCACCGCCCGGCCAAGGCGGTGAACCTCGTCCTCGGCGTGGTGCTCGGCCTGGTGACCGTGCTCGGGGCCTTCGACGGCATGGGCATCCTGGGCATGTCCGGCCTCGCCGACCCGGACAACTTCCTGCACCTGGCGACGGCCACGCTCTCCCTCTACTTCGGCTCGCTGGCCGCCGGCACCCCGGCCGAGCGCGAGCCCGCCGCGGCGCACTGA
- a CDS encoding GNAT family N-acetyltransferase, translated as MLRDGMTGGADPGVTIRPATQGDLASVRRLIADAALPLDGLDAVAVLLVAESDDAVVGTVALERYVDGAGTVFLLRSAAVTAQHRGWGIGAALTAAALDRVDAERAPVALLTETADGWFPRFGFRPVARDELPEALAASAELRGACPDSARALLRRA; from the coding sequence GTGCTGCGCGACGGCATGACCGGCGGCGCCGATCCGGGTGTGACGATTCGACCGGCGACCCAGGGCGACCTGGCCTCGGTCCGCCGGCTGATCGCCGACGCCGCTCTGCCCCTCGACGGTCTCGACGCCGTCGCCGTCCTGCTGGTCGCGGAGTCCGACGACGCCGTCGTCGGGACGGTCGCGCTCGAGCGGTACGTCGACGGCGCGGGAACGGTGTTCCTGCTGCGCTCGGCGGCCGTGACTGCCCAGCACCGCGGGTGGGGGATCGGAGCCGCGCTCACCGCAGCGGCTCTGGACCGGGTCGACGCGGAACGGGCCCCGGTGGCGTTGCTGACCGAGACCGCCGACGGCTGGTTTCCGCGGTTCGGCTTCCGTCCGGTCGCGCGCGACGAGCTGCCCGAGGCGCTGGCGGCCTCGGCCGAGCTCCGCGGCGCCTGCCCCGACAGCGCTCGTGCCCTGCTCCGACGGGCTTGA
- a CDS encoding VOC family protein: MIAALDGLGAITLFTEDLARTAAFYRDVFGLPLLFEDDASAAFRFGGTVINVLRADAAHELIEPAPVGGTDAGRRMQLTVWVADTDAVCAQLAEHGVALLNGPVDRPWEQRTATFTDPGGHVWEVAQTLSPAS, translated from the coding sequence GTGATCGCTGCGCTGGACGGCCTGGGGGCCATCACCCTGTTCACCGAGGACCTGGCCCGGACGGCGGCCTTCTACCGCGACGTCTTCGGCCTGCCGCTGCTGTTCGAGGACGACGCCTCCGCCGCGTTCCGCTTCGGCGGCACGGTGATCAACGTGCTGCGGGCCGACGCGGCGCACGAGCTGATCGAGCCGGCGCCGGTGGGCGGTACGGATGCCGGTCGGCGGATGCAGCTCACCGTCTGGGTCGCCGACACCGACGCCGTCTGCGCCCAGTTGGCCGAGCACGGCGTCGCGCTGCTGAACGGCCCGGTGGACCGGCCGTGGGAGCAGCGGACCGCCACGTTCACCGACCCGGGCGGGCACGTCTGGGAGGTCGCGCAGACCCTGTCGCCCGCGAGCTGA
- a CDS encoding alkaline phosphatase family protein gives MTRRQVLVAGGATALGSVAVAASARPADAAPSPLPAPDRSGIDHVVVVMMENRSFDHFLGWVPGADGRQAGQRYVDRYGVAHQTWHLTDFQGCTSADPDHSYEGGRIEYNRGKCDGWLRAGENDPFAIGYYTGADLDFHRQAARDWTVCDRYFAATMAETYPNRFYQHAARTDRIHNSTDLSTLPTIWDRLAAAGLRGTYYFSDIPFTALWGPKYLGISRPYAQFLADCAAGTLPEVAFVDPRFEDEPSGTSGDDHPHADIRSGQAFLAEVYDAVVSSPAWGRTLLVINYDEWGGFFDHVPPAEAPDADRANALRGFRVPALVISPRARRGAVAHEVYDHTSVLRTIEWRWGLPPLTPRDRTARNLAEVLDFRSPPRLTAPRYTTRPVPPGAPCQVAQQESSEEWEPLRRLALAEGFPLP, from the coding sequence ATGACCCGCCGTCAGGTGCTGGTCGCCGGCGGGGCGACCGCACTGGGCAGCGTCGCGGTCGCGGCGTCGGCCCGCCCGGCCGACGCCGCGCCGTCCCCGCTGCCGGCGCCCGACCGCAGCGGCATCGACCACGTCGTCGTCGTGATGATGGAGAACCGCTCCTTCGACCACTTCCTCGGCTGGGTACCGGGCGCCGACGGCCGGCAGGCCGGACAGCGCTACGTCGACCGCTACGGGGTGGCGCACCAGACGTGGCACCTGACCGACTTCCAGGGCTGCACCTCCGCCGACCCCGACCACTCCTACGAGGGCGGCCGGATCGAGTACAACCGCGGGAAGTGCGACGGCTGGCTGCGCGCCGGGGAGAACGACCCGTTCGCCATCGGCTACTACACCGGCGCCGACCTCGACTTCCACCGGCAGGCCGCCCGCGACTGGACGGTCTGCGACCGCTACTTCGCCGCCACGATGGCCGAGACCTACCCGAACCGCTTCTACCAGCACGCCGCCCGCACCGACCGGATCCACAACTCCACCGATCTGTCCACGCTGCCGACCATCTGGGACCGGCTGGCCGCGGCGGGCCTGCGCGGCACGTACTACTTCTCCGACATCCCGTTCACCGCGCTGTGGGGCCCGAAGTACCTCGGCATCTCGCGGCCGTACGCGCAGTTCCTCGCCGACTGCGCCGCCGGGACGCTGCCCGAGGTCGCCTTCGTCGACCCGCGGTTCGAGGACGAGCCGTCGGGGACGTCGGGCGACGACCACCCGCACGCCGACATCCGGTCCGGCCAGGCCTTCCTCGCCGAGGTCTACGACGCGGTCGTCTCGAGCCCGGCCTGGGGCCGCACGCTGCTGGTGATCAACTACGACGAGTGGGGCGGCTTCTTCGACCACGTCCCGCCCGCCGAGGCGCCCGACGCCGACCGCGCCAACGCGCTGCGCGGGTTCCGGGTGCCGGCCTTGGTGATCTCCCCCCGGGCCCGACGCGGGGCGGTCGCGCACGAGGTCTACGACCACACGTCGGTGCTGCGGACCATCGAGTGGCGGTGGGGCCTGCCGCCCCTGACCCCGCGCGACCGCACCGCACGCAACCTGGCCGAGGTCCTCGACTTCCGCTCCCCGCCGCGGCTGACCGCGCCGCGGTACACCACCCGGCCGGTGCCGCCCGGGGCGCCCTGCCAGGTGGCGCAGCAGGAGTCGTCGGAGGAGTGGGAGCCGTTGCGCCGGCTGGCCCTCGCGGAAGGGTTCCCGCTGCCATGA
- a CDS encoding STAS domain-containing protein has protein sequence MPVPIPPATVVPEELLSVTSSPADERGRVVVAVRGEVDAYTAPLLEACLDGQVARRRVRTVVVDLEEVTYLGAAGIAVLVRVRRRCLSRGTRLVVRTGGQRRAQLPLELAGLAQLVVPDEDGARRPARRAPVGGPRRSPGRG, from the coding sequence GTGCCCGTCCCGATCCCGCCCGCCACCGTCGTCCCCGAAGAACTGCTGTCGGTGACCAGCTCACCGGCCGACGAGCGCGGCCGCGTCGTCGTGGCGGTGCGGGGCGAGGTCGACGCGTACACCGCCCCGCTGCTGGAGGCCTGCCTGGACGGGCAGGTGGCGCGGCGCAGGGTGCGCACGGTGGTCGTGGACCTCGAGGAGGTCACCTACCTCGGGGCGGCCGGGATCGCCGTCCTGGTGCGGGTGCGCCGCCGGTGCCTGTCCCGCGGCACGCGGCTGGTAGTCCGCACGGGCGGGCAGCGGCGCGCGCAGCTGCCCCTGGAGCTGGCCGGGCTGGCGCAGCTCGTCGTCCCCGACGAGGACGGCGCGCGGCGGCCGGCCCGACGGGCTCCGGTGGGCGGCCCCCGCCGGTCACCGGGACGCGGCTGA
- a CDS encoding MerR family transcriptional regulator, translating to MTAPPLHGRTVAELAAAVGVRSDTVRYYERSGLLKPPRRTSAGYRSYDDGAVDRLRFIRGAQRLGLRLADIRTLLEIRDTGTCPCEPAGDLLRRRLGEVDAEIGRLLALRAEMAAMAEALPAANCPPPSPGTWCPPAEGGERT from the coding sequence ATGACAGCTCCGCCGCTGCACGGCCGCACGGTGGCCGAGCTCGCCGCGGCCGTCGGCGTGCGGTCCGACACCGTGCGCTACTACGAGCGGTCGGGCCTGCTGAAGCCGCCGCGGCGCACGTCAGCGGGCTACCGCAGCTACGACGACGGCGCGGTCGACCGCCTGCGGTTCATCCGGGGCGCCCAGCGCCTCGGCCTGAGGCTGGCCGACATCCGCACGCTGCTGGAGATCCGCGACACCGGCACGTGCCCGTGCGAGCCGGCCGGCGACCTGCTGCGCCGCCGGCTGGGCGAGGTCGACGCCGAGATCGGCCGGCTGCTCGCCCTGCGCGCGGAGATGGCGGCGATGGCCGAGGCCCTCCCGGCCGCGAACTGCCCACCGCCGTCCCCCGGCACCTGGTGCCCGCCCGCGGAGGGAGGTGAGCGAACGTGA
- the phaZ gene encoding poly(3-hydroxyalkanoate) depolymerase, which yields MSSTSSRPRRPRETVQRVTAGGRILRVSVREGSDPGTPPLLLLNGIGASLEVLQPFVDALHPRRTVIRFDVPGVGGSPRPVVPYVLATFSPVVARMLDQLGHHDEVDVLGFSWGGGLAQHFAVQHRRRVRRLVLAATGTGSLMVPAHPRVLARMLTPRRHRDPEYARSIAGDIYGGTMRTHPERAARALHAQTRLGPKRGYYYQLAAAAGWSSLPFLRLIRTPTLIVAGDDDPIIPAVNAHVMARFIPDAELHLYRGGHLALVTEAPSLAPVVERFLDS from the coding sequence ATGTCTTCGACGAGTAGCCGCCCCCGCCGGCCGCGGGAGACCGTCCAGCGGGTCACCGCGGGCGGCCGCATCCTGCGCGTCTCGGTCCGCGAGGGCAGCGACCCCGGCACCCCGCCGCTGCTCCTGCTCAACGGCATCGGCGCCAGCCTGGAGGTGCTGCAGCCGTTCGTCGACGCGCTGCACCCGCGGCGCACGGTGATCCGCTTCGACGTCCCGGGCGTGGGCGGCTCGCCGCGGCCGGTGGTGCCCTACGTGCTGGCCACCTTCTCGCCGGTGGTCGCGCGGATGCTCGACCAGCTCGGCCACCACGACGAGGTCGACGTCCTGGGCTTCTCCTGGGGCGGCGGGCTGGCCCAGCACTTCGCCGTCCAGCACCGGCGGCGGGTCCGCAGGCTCGTGCTGGCCGCGACCGGCACGGGCTCGCTCATGGTGCCCGCGCACCCGCGGGTGCTGGCCCGGATGCTGACCCCGCGCCGGCACCGCGATCCCGAGTACGCGAGGTCGATCGCCGGGGACATCTACGGCGGGACGATGCGCACCCATCCGGAGCGGGCGGCCCGGGCGCTGCACGCGCAGACCCGGCTGGGCCCCAAGCGCGGCTACTACTACCAGCTCGCCGCCGCGGCGGGGTGGAGCAGCCTGCCGTTCCTCCGGCTGATCCGCACCCCCACGCTCATCGTGGCCGGCGACGACGACCCGATCATCCCGGCCGTCAACGCCCACGTGATGGCCCGGTTCATCCCCGACGCCGAGCTGCACCTCTATCGCGGCGGCCACCTCGCGCTGGTCACCGAGGCACCGTCCCTGGCCCCCGTCGTGGAGCGCTTCCTCGACTCGTGA